A single genomic interval of Streptomyces sp. NBC_00663 harbors:
- a CDS encoding tetratricopeptide repeat protein translates to MSHESVRAGVALAGVMAHCGGSPVDAVRMLVGAVASAPAAAEPYEVLAELWRERRSQVKAGLAGDGSVSTVPAQAYFFFLDGAMDDAVMTLGSVTGVRPDVAWGAAPWFGDARLLGGVSAGALAEACLRTLDYGHDLDSEEMRARFAPWFRAVDVVSARSPVPESLAAMARLPRACGRHDLSFALCDRADTAGPSMWTEVARAGTWRATGDLDRAASAFERALALEPGNWSLYLDLADVRAELGDFAAAVGRVEQGLALAPGEVSLRAARAAYRARLSGSPEDLRALILMAPELTATGYRALLFDYACAGEGLPRHLVAEARRARES, encoded by the coding sequence ATGTCCCATGAGTCTGTGCGCGCGGGAGTCGCTCTCGCCGGTGTGATGGCGCACTGCGGCGGAAGCCCGGTCGATGCCGTGAGGATGCTGGTGGGGGCCGTCGCCTCGGCGCCGGCGGCTGCGGAGCCCTATGAGGTGCTCGCCGAGTTGTGGCGAGAGCGACGTTCGCAGGTCAAGGCGGGGCTCGCGGGCGACGGCTCCGTGAGCACGGTGCCGGCCCAGGCCTATTTCTTCTTTCTCGACGGAGCGATGGACGACGCGGTGATGACCCTCGGCTCGGTCACCGGGGTGCGGCCCGACGTGGCGTGGGGCGCGGCGCCCTGGTTCGGCGACGCACGCCTGCTCGGTGGGGTGAGTGCCGGGGCGCTGGCCGAGGCCTGTCTGCGGACGTTGGACTACGGCCACGACCTGGATTCCGAGGAGATGCGTGCCCGGTTCGCGCCCTGGTTCCGGGCCGTCGACGTCGTGTCCGCACGCAGCCCCGTGCCTGAGTCGCTGGCCGCCATGGCCCGGCTGCCGCGCGCCTGTGGCCGTCATGATCTGTCGTTCGCCCTGTGCGACCGCGCCGACACCGCCGGGCCCTCGATGTGGACCGAGGTCGCACGAGCGGGCACCTGGCGTGCGACGGGTGACCTGGACCGGGCCGCGTCGGCTTTCGAACGTGCCCTGGCCCTGGAACCCGGCAACTGGTCGCTCTACCTGGACCTCGCCGACGTACGTGCCGAACTGGGCGACTTCGCCGCGGCCGTGGGCCGGGTGGAACAGGGGCTGGCGCTCGCGCCCGGCGAGGTCTCCCTCCGTGCCGCGCGCGCCGCCTATCGCGCGCGCCTGTCCGGCTCGCCGGAGGATCTGCGGGCCCTGATCCTGATGGCGCCGGAACTCACCGCCACCGGCTACCGCGCCCTGCTGTTCGACTACGCGTGCGCGGGCGAGGGACTGCCCCGCCACCTGGTGGCCGAAGCCCGCCGGGCACGCGAGAGCTGA